GCGAAACTTagtgaaacattgaaaataaaggaAATACCTAGATTTTCAAACGACAACTTAGCACAAAACAGTTATCAACAATAAAAAGACATAAAATGATAGcctataaaacattaaaaataattgaacAAAATGTACTAGAATCTATCATGTAAACATATTCAGAAAAGTGTAaataaagtgcacaataatcctTATAAACAAGAACAAAGAGTATAAATAAGTAAAAGGATTAAAGAAAATAGTGTTTCTCAGAGCAAATAAAAGGACAAATCCAAAGCGAAGGATAAGCTTTAGGATAAGCTAGTTTGACTCGACTTAAGGCACATATTGACAGGAATGATGTTTACCACTTTCAGGTATCTGGAAACAGTTCAACCCCATTGGCAAAGGCTCGACCACCCACGAAGTAAGCAGCTTTCCCTTGTTCTCGCGCTTTAGACACAAGTGACCACAACTGCAGTCTTCGCTCTCTGATTTGTGGGGATAGATCTTCAGCAAAATGTAGCTTGTTGTTTTGAAGGAAAGAGGACTTCTTTGCAGCCTTCCAGACAGCGTCGCAGTAAATACGAGCACCAAACTGTAGAATTATCCCTCGAGGCTTGGTGGCATCTTTCTTTAATTGGCCAAGACGGTGCACTGAATCTAAAACATCAGGGAGTTTGGCTTTGTGATCCGGCAAAGTGGCCTGACAGATACGAATAACCTCTTGGCGAACATTCTGATCTTTGTTTTCCGCCAAACCATAGAGACGCAGGTTCCACCGTCGCGAATAGTTTTCCAGCTCAGTAATTCAATGTTCCAAAAGGTTCGTCTTTTTCTCCACCACGTTGACTCGGTCATCAATTTGGGTCACTTTACCTTTCACTTCACGGATCTCGGCGTAGGCAAAATCAACAGTCTTCTTTAACCCCTCAATCTTCAGTGTATTGTTGGAAATCATTTCCTCCACACTCTTTTCCAGAAAGTCAATTCTTGTGTTGAAGATGACTgagaaaatattaaaaactgCTAAATATTAGATCATCaaattactaaaataataaaaaaaactttagacattgcacgCAATGATCTCACGGCAAACAGGTGTATAGAAAAGTggcagtttttgttgctatttggtgttttgtgagaaaatcaaatcaaaagtgttttttaCCCCAAAGAACATTTTCCCTTCTGTCagtcactcgatgttgtgtcgatgtagtgacactaggggtcgctcttggagCCCAaacaaaaggccaatgagaattatatatataatataatataatataggcaGCTTTATTGAAATAGTCCATGTCTTTATCCCTTCTGTTAGTTGAGATGTACTCTGAACATGCACCTTTCATCTGAAGTTGTACAGCGGCTCTTGTAACACACCAGAAGGAATATGGGGCTGTGCAGACGAGCACAAGGGAAGAAAATCAGCAGACTGAGACAAAAACAATATAGTGCACAATAGGTGCAAATGTTTTGCTCTGAAGGTCACATTATAGCAAGAGTGGGATTTCATAAAGACCTTTTTCATAAACTTGCATTTGTGATTGCATCAAAAATCGAACCATTAATTATTTCCAAAGTTATCCCACATGAAACAACAAAATTCCTGTATACAAAACTCCTTAGTCTATACATTATCTTTAAATTGATGGCTGTATAAACCGTTATTTACATAACTATTATACAGTACATGATTTATAATATGTGTGATCTGTAAAGCATCTGTGAACATATGTGTGTTACTTTAAGCACGAAATGGCGTCGATTCAGATGTTTCAGCACATGGTTGATCAGAATGGACTGAAAGAGGTGATGGGAAACTATGGATTGAATCCAGATGAGGATCTTCCCTTTATTGAGGAATTAATTCAGGGTGTGGATAGTTCAGCTGGAGAGGTACACAGTTCTGGGACCGTCCATTGCAACCAATTTCCACCAGATTGTGCAGTTTAAAATGAGTTGTTGAAAGTTGTTTCTACATTATTTTCCAGTGGTCAGCGAGAGGCAGACCTGAACATAAATCCTTCTTGTATGAGATTGTGGCAAATAAACGGAACGGCATTGATGTTGACAAATGGGACTATTTTGCCCGGTAATCgtgatatttgatatattttataataattatgaattattatagACTGTATACATACAACTTGTGTGACACTTGCCAGAATACGAGGATTGAAGATAAATGAGTAAATTAGTTGTTTTTCCATCTCCTTATTTTATAGAGACTGTCATCACCTTGGCATCGGCAACAGCTTTGACCATCAACGCCTGTTGAAATTTGCACGCAGTGTGTGAAGTGGAAACAGGAGAGAAGAAATCTCATTCTATCTGCTTCAGGGACAAGGTACTTTACATGAAACATTTCATCTTTTTTGCTCATTACAGGACTCAGAGGGAATCTGCAGACATGATTTTCATTGAAATCTGTAGAATTatgtggaatggatttaaacatgagaaaatgtcttaaaatgtGCCGTACTAGACTCTTATTGGAAGCTGAAAGCAAAATAGATTTAGCTAAAATATTTTAGAAGGTTTACAGTTTCTTAAACATTAGCTGTAGATCATTAATATTAAACCTCATTTCAGTTTGTTCTGTCTTTCTCTAACAGGAGGCAGATAATGTTTACTGACATGTTTCAGCACTAGATACACTTTGCATCGCCAGGCTGCACCAGCACAAGACTATCAGCATTATTGAAATCATGTGAGTTATGTTTACAGTATGTGTGATGTGTCATTGTTCTGACGAGACTGTTCCTGGAGATATAGTGAAGCACTTTTCATTTGTCACAATACTGTAagtcatgaaataaatatttgtatataattctGCTTTAAAAGTTAACATGTGCTGGTTCCTCTTTGCATTTTAGGATCAAAGAATCTTTTCTACAAGCCAATGAACACCTCCACATCTCAGCAGCCATAGAAAACATGGTGGAATACACTAAACTCACAGGTCAGcggaaatatttacatttaactcTTAATAATGCTCGAGAACACACATGCAAGGTCATCATGGTTCCAGTAAATTAGaggacatttatcaggttttaattaaaaagaaaatacatgtaaatcTAATTAGACTCTCATATTTCTATTAGATCACTTATTTGAGAAGATCTTGTACTCCACTGACGACAACCTGAAAGATGCTCGAATGATTCTTGAGGACATTGTCAATAGACGCCTGCCAAAGATTGTTGGAGAAGCCAGACTGACAGAAGCTGAACATAAAGACATCTCAAAGGTTGGACTGAGACATTCTGACATTGTATCATTAAAACAGATATCTGTCTTTCAGATGGATCAATGAACACATTTATAGTTGTATTGAAATGTTGTTTGGCAGATACTTTCTTATTAAAGAAAAGTGATATTGTGGCAACCCCACCAGTAATGTTCAATAGTTTGTACAAAAAGACAGATTTGAAAAATAAGATATCTTTCACCCTCACATCATCAGTTTTTACTTGTATCTAAAGCTGATTATAGACtgacttctgactctcaaatCCTCCAGAAAACACTGAAGGATAATTGGATGACAGCTGTGGAGAAATGGTCTAAAAATACACTGGATTTCGTGGTTGCTGTatgttatttaaaacatttgtttgcagCTTGATCTTAACATTTTAGCTTTGCTGGTTGAGTTGCGATAGCATTTGAAATCTCTGCTTATCCAGGTCGTCAATATGGATCATGGCATGAAGggtaaaaatcccattgacaACGTCTATTTCTACAGCAAGAGGGATCCGACCAAAGCCTTCAAGATTAGGAAATATCAGGTATCCATGGCAAACAATtcagattaaataaattataagtaCTGTACACATAAATATGTCTCTAGAAAAGGACGCCTCTTGTCCATATAAACATGCAAATAGTCCATATCGGGCCATATTGTCAGACACCTCTTGTACTGACAGGTGTCCAGTTTCCTGCCGGTGAAGTTTTATGAAAAGCTTGTGAGAGTGTACTATCGAGGTACAGAGAAACGGGAACTAGAAGAAGCTCAGCAGTGCTTTGAGAATTGGTGCAAAGACAATTTTGGAGTTCTGCCTGAAGAGGGAAAATGTTCTGAGGCTACATACCAAAGCAAGGATTAACAACTGAGGTATCACCTACtcttcaaataaagaaaaatgcagtTACATATAGTATGTTTAAGTGTATTTAGCAAAGTGtacaaattcagtttttaatcATCTTCCAGACAATAACCCCGTAAGAGCATTCCAGATCCAGATTAGCAACATTTTGAGAGAGATGCTGAAGACATGAAAGAGATCATGGAAGAACAATCAAAGGACTTCTTCAGCTGCAGGGCATTTGAATCTCAAGTGGACTAAAACAAAAGAAGTTATGAGTTTACACTGTAACTGTATTTATTCTGTGATGGATTTCAGCTGTAGTCACTGCTGTGATAAATATGCCAATGAAGTCTTTTATTCTTGCATTTTAGtgttcttataataataatacatacagCAAAAATCAATAGAAACAAATTGTTATTCTATGCAGGAATGTCCTGAGACTCCTGACTTGGagaaaattgtatttgcaatgtaCTTTTATACAATTTGCAATCGCAGCTTTTCTCAGTTGCTAACACACTAAAATGTAAATCTAATGGCCCAAATTACCAAACCATTACGTCCATTCTCAAAAGACTAAAGCAGAGATGACAGTtcaaaaggatttatttacaaaaaatgacaGTCAAGGAAAGGCGCTTCCAGTGCCGGAAGTAGATGGCAGATCAAAAGAGCCTCTAAGGGCTATTGAAGAGTGTGTTAGTAAGAAGAGTGTGTGCATTGATGTAGTCTGCAGCAATCTGAAGAGAGTCTGTTAAAGCTGGTGTGGTACAAAGCAAAGCCCAGACGATTCTCCCAAGACACTGGGAAATACAGAGGAATCCTCCTCCTCATGAACTGGGCACCGAACTAGTGAGAGTGACAGCAAGCGGGCAGGTAACCGCACCTCTACAGACAGGCAACCATCTGTTCAAAATatggaaaactgaataaaattgGAGGGATGTGCCCAGCAAGAGGGTTGAAACCCAATAGACTAAAACTAACTTTATAAGTACATAACTGTATTTACAGTATTAGGCTTATTCGTTCTCTGCATTGTACTCTGCACAAAGACAATAACGTTTAAGCTACTGTAATCGAATTGTGAGAACACATCTTTAAacgcatacctcaggtctttagtgacccaggaaCACATTCTACCCCCATACCTCATGCATTTGAAGTTGTTCCCACACCTCTTTAGGATTCCTCAATCTctcttttatgtaaaaaataaaatgaataaaaaatgataGTGGTTAAGTACCAAatgtgtatagggtcattagagacccaAGGTAAGGAGGAGTGCATGTTgtttcacagcacttcactttttccacattttgtgatGTTACAGCCTCATTCCTTATtcgattaaattcattattttcctaaaaattctacaaacaataccccataatgacaacgtgaaagaagtttgtttgaaatctttgcaaatgtattaaaaataaaaaatgaaactaagattctctcatcattttctcaccctcatgacatcccagatgtgtgtgagacTTTCTTAAGCagaattcaaatgaagatttttagaggaatatttcagctgtgttggttcatacaatgcaagtgaatggtgatcttaAACTTttaagcacataaagacagcataaagtaatccataagactccagtggtttaatccaagtcttcagaaagGATATGATAGAtgaggttgagaaacagatcaatatttaagccttttattttttatttttttactataaattcttctcatTAGGTggcaaaatgcacaaataatgtgaatcaccaaaaacaaaagaaataatatgtgaaagtggagatttatagtaaaaaggacttaaatattgatctgtttctcacccacacctattatatcacttctgaagacatggattaaaccactggagttttatggattacttttatgctgcctttatgtgctttttggagcttcaaattgatAGCACCCCATCACTTGTATtttatgaaccaacagagctgaggtattcttctattCTTTTGTGCTCAgtagatgaaaaaagtcataaacatctgagatgacaggtgagtaaatgatgagagaatcttcatttttgggtgaactgtccctttaaattagaataattttgtGAATTTTATCCTTCTAAAATTgaaattttagcatgttttttatgtgtcattttaaccaaaagatCGAACTATGCTCTCAGGACAGAGATATTTTTCATAATATTAAGTTGTCATGTAGATTTTACACATTTTGGGATTttctaattaaaatactttttagccAAAATAACGTTTGCTGTTACTTgaacaaaattttgtttttaaatttagcAGAAAATCCTTTACAATCCAAATGATTATTATTAAGCAAACAATAGGTAAAATACCAGCAAACACAGTATGTTCTGATGACATCACCAGTATACAACGTTATCATGATGTTTTGGTAAAGTTCTATTTTTTAGAATCTACAAATTTAATTTGTTTCAAAttgcaattttttaattaatgccaTGTTTGGTATATTTGTGTATGACCAGTCTTCTGTCTGAGGTAAAATctgttaaatatactgtatatacttcccTT
This genomic window from Xyrauchen texanus isolate HMW12.3.18 chromosome 11, RBS_HiC_50CHRs, whole genome shotgun sequence contains:
- the LOC127651735 gene encoding deoxynucleoside triphosphate triphosphohydrolase SAMHD1-like; this translates as MIKESFLQANEHLHISAAIENMVEYTKLTDHLFEKILYSTDDNLKDARMILEDIVNRRLPKIVGEARLTEAEHKDISKKTLKDNWMTAVEKWSKNTLDFVVAVVNMDHGMKGKNPIDNVYFYSKRDPTKAFKIRKYQVSSFLPVKFYEKLVRVYYRGTEKRELEEAQQCFENWCKDNFGVLPEEGKCSEATYQSKD